A region of Crenobacter cavernae DNA encodes the following proteins:
- a CDS encoding nucleoside deaminase, whose protein sequence is MTMHEAYLQEALRLAEANVDAGGQPFGAVLVKDGLLIATGVNGIDASHDPTSHSEIEAIRAASRRLGTPDLSGSQMYASGFPCAMCLAAMYQAGVEAVYYAYGEEDGAAYGLPTAPLYQVLGQPFAKQPMPLVPVALPLPEPHLYRRWQETCHG, encoded by the coding sequence ATGACGATGCACGAAGCCTATTTGCAGGAAGCGCTGCGGCTGGCCGAAGCCAACGTCGACGCCGGCGGCCAGCCGTTCGGCGCGGTGCTGGTGAAGGACGGGCTGTTGATCGCCACCGGCGTCAACGGCATCGACGCCAGCCACGACCCGACCAGCCATTCCGAGATCGAGGCGATCCGCGCCGCCAGCCGCCGTCTCGGCACGCCCGACCTGTCCGGCTCGCAGATGTACGCCAGCGGTTTTCCGTGCGCGATGTGCCTGGCGGCGATGTACCAGGCCGGCGTCGAGGCGGTCTACTACGCCTACGGCGAGGAGGACGGCGCCGCCTACGGCCTGCCGACCGCGCCGCTCTACCAGGTGCTCGGCCAACCCTTCGCCAAGCAGCCGATGCCGCTGGTGCCGGTGGCCTTGCCGTTGCCCGAGCCGCACCTGTACCGCCGCTGGCAGGAGACGTGTCATGGCTGA
- a CDS encoding VOC family protein — protein sequence MRFGYTIVYVPDVAASLAFFESAFGFPRRFLHESGVYGELETGETTLAFAAHELGRANLPAGHVAASESALPLGMEVAFVTPTVEAAHRRALDAGATELAAPVAKPWGQVVSYLRCPDGTLVELCTPVKA from the coding sequence ATGCGCTTCGGCTACACCATCGTCTACGTCCCGGACGTGGCGGCTTCGCTCGCGTTCTTCGAGTCGGCCTTCGGCTTCCCGCGGCGCTTCCTTCACGAATCGGGCGTGTACGGCGAACTGGAAACCGGGGAGACGACGCTCGCCTTCGCCGCGCACGAGCTCGGCCGCGCCAATCTGCCGGCCGGCCACGTCGCCGCCAGCGAGTCGGCGCTGCCGCTGGGGATGGAGGTCGCGTTTGTCACGCCCACCGTCGAAGCGGCCCACAGGCGCGCCCTCGACGCCGGCGCCACCGAGCTTGCCGCACCCGTCGCCAAGCCTTGGGGCCAGGTGGTCTCGTACCTGCGTTGCCCGGACGGCACGCTGGTCGAATTGTGCACCCCGGTGAAAGCCTAG
- a CDS encoding REP-associated tyrosine transposase, whose product MPDYRRLWHPGGTYFFTVNLLCRHDNDLLVRHIDVLRQAVRDVRQRHPFHIHGWVVLPDHLHCVIELPAGDSDFATRWFLIKAGFSRMMPRGEGRSASRRRRGERGIWQRRYWEHLIRDEADYRAHLDYAHINPVKHGLVSRVADWPYSTFHHWVERGVYPVDWGGGLEGRVDGED is encoded by the coding sequence ATGCCGGATTACCGCCGCCTCTGGCATCCCGGTGGGACCTATTTCTTCACCGTCAATTTGCTGTGCCGCCACGACAACGACCTGCTCGTCCGCCATATCGACGTGTTGCGGCAGGCGGTGCGCGACGTCCGCCAACGCCATCCCTTTCATATCCATGGTTGGGTGGTGCTGCCGGACCACTTGCATTGCGTGATCGAACTGCCTGCCGGCGACAGCGATTTCGCCACCCGCTGGTTTCTCATCAAGGCCGGCTTTTCCCGGATGATGCCCCGGGGAGAAGGGCGGTCGGCGTCACGCCGGCGGCGCGGCGAGCGCGGTATCTGGCAACGCCGCTACTGGGAACACCTGATCCGCGACGAGGCGGATTACCGCGCCCACCTCGATTACGCCCATATCAACCCGGTGAAACATGGCCTGGTGTCGCGCGTGGCCGATTGGCCGTACTCGACGTTTCACCACTGGGTGGAGCGGGGCGTGTATCCAGTGGATTGGGGCGGTGGCTTGGAAGGGCGGGTGGATGGCGAGGATTGA
- a CDS encoding VF530 family DNA-binding protein gives MSQVNNPLHGVTLEKMLTELVAAYGWPTLGQRIAIRCFTHDPSIKSSLTFLRRTPWARQQVEDLYIRFKQDDAKARPPTKLFAKPKPPERG, from the coding sequence ATGAGCCAAGTCAACAACCCCCTGCACGGCGTGACGCTGGAGAAGATGCTCACCGAGCTGGTGGCCGCCTACGGCTGGCCGACGCTCGGTCAACGCATCGCGATCCGCTGCTTCACGCACGACCCGAGCATCAAGTCGAGCCTGACCTTCCTGCGCCGCACGCCGTGGGCGCGCCAGCAGGTCGAGGACCTGTATATCCGCTTCAAGCAGGACGACGCGAAGGCCCGACCGCCGACCAAGCTGTTTGCCAAGCCGAAGCCGCCGGAGCGCGGCTGA
- the fusA gene encoding elongation factor G, with amino-acid sequence MPNYPVEAIRTVALVGHGDGGKTTLAEALLFKSGAIGAQGSLERGDTVCDFDPLEREYRHSLSSALAHFQHGGAEIRLIDTPGFHDFVGQALAALSAVETALVVVNAQNGIELSTRRMMDWAAERNLCRMIVVNKIDAERVDLPGLVAQLREAFGKEVLPINLPADGARRVVDCFFNPAGEADFSSVADAHQALIDQVVEVDEALMARYLEQGEVTPEELHAPLERALREGHLIPLCFVSARTGAGVPELLDVLARLAPNPAEGNPPLFYKKGDGDAALAFRSVPDPARHVLAHVFKVVIDPFVGKLGIFRVHQGTVTRDSLLFVGDGKKPFKVGHLLKLQGKRYDEVDALIPGDFGAVAKVDEIEFDAVLHDSHDEDHIFLKPLAFPTPMQGLAIEAKRHGDEQRIAEVLHRLPAEDPCVRVEQHAVTHETVLRGMGELHLRYLLDRMAGSYKLEVSTRPPRVPYRETITQPAAGHNRHKKQTGGAGQFGEVFLRIEPQQRGAGFAFVDEVKGGVIPGQFIASVEKGVRSVLAAGPVAGCPVEDIKVTVYDGKSHSVDSKDVAFQAAGRKAMLEAMRAANPIVLEPVVAIEITAPEMKLGDLTADLTGRRGQVTGTETLSQSMVLIRGQVPLAELEGYAGRLKSITAGQGAYALVLSHYDAVPQDVQQRLSAGYKVEQEED; translated from the coding sequence ATGCCCAACTATCCGGTCGAAGCCATCCGCACGGTCGCCCTGGTCGGGCACGGCGACGGCGGCAAGACGACGTTGGCCGAGGCGCTGCTGTTCAAGAGCGGCGCGATCGGCGCGCAGGGGTCGCTGGAACGCGGCGACACGGTGTGCGACTTCGATCCCTTGGAGCGCGAATACCGCCACTCCCTCTCCTCGGCGCTGGCCCATTTCCAACATGGCGGCGCCGAGATCCGTTTGATCGACACCCCGGGCTTTCACGACTTCGTCGGCCAGGCGCTGGCGGCGCTGTCGGCGGTGGAGACGGCGCTGGTGGTGGTCAACGCGCAGAACGGCATCGAGCTGTCCACAAGGCGGATGATGGACTGGGCGGCCGAGCGCAATCTGTGCCGCATGATCGTCGTCAACAAGATCGACGCCGAGCGCGTCGACCTGCCGGGTCTGGTCGCGCAGCTGCGCGAGGCGTTCGGCAAGGAGGTGCTGCCGATCAACCTGCCGGCTGACGGCGCGCGCCGCGTGGTCGACTGCTTTTTCAACCCGGCCGGCGAGGCCGATTTTTCTTCGGTCGCCGACGCGCACCAGGCCTTGATCGACCAGGTGGTCGAGGTCGACGAGGCGCTGATGGCGCGCTACCTGGAGCAGGGCGAGGTCACGCCCGAGGAGTTGCACGCGCCCTTGGAGCGCGCCCTGAGGGAGGGGCATTTGATCCCGCTGTGCTTCGTGTCGGCGCGTACCGGCGCCGGCGTGCCCGAGCTGCTCGACGTGCTCGCCAGGCTCGCGCCGAACCCGGCCGAGGGCAACCCGCCGCTGTTTTACAAGAAGGGCGACGGCGACGCGGCGCTTGCGTTCCGGTCGGTGCCCGACCCGGCGCGCCACGTGCTCGCGCATGTGTTCAAGGTGGTGATCGACCCCTTCGTCGGCAAGCTCGGCATCTTCCGCGTGCACCAGGGCACGGTCACGCGCGATTCTTTGCTCTTCGTCGGCGACGGCAAGAAGCCGTTCAAGGTCGGCCACCTGCTCAAGCTGCAGGGCAAGCGCTACGACGAGGTCGACGCGCTGATCCCCGGCGACTTCGGCGCGGTCGCCAAGGTCGACGAGATCGAGTTCGACGCGGTGCTGCACGACTCGCACGACGAAGACCACATCTTCCTCAAGCCGCTCGCCTTCCCGACGCCGATGCAGGGGCTCGCGATCGAGGCGAAGCGCCACGGCGACGAGCAGCGCATCGCCGAGGTGCTGCACCGGCTGCCGGCCGAGGACCCGTGCGTGCGCGTCGAGCAGCACGCGGTCACGCACGAGACGGTGCTGCGCGGCATGGGCGAATTGCACCTGCGCTACCTGTTGGACCGCATGGCGGGGAGTTACAAGCTCGAGGTCTCGACGCGCCCGCCGCGCGTGCCCTACCGCGAAACGATCACCCAACCCGCCGCCGGCCACAACCGCCACAAGAAGCAGACCGGCGGCGCCGGCCAGTTCGGCGAGGTGTTCCTGCGCATCGAGCCGCAGCAACGCGGCGCCGGCTTCGCCTTCGTCGACGAGGTGAAGGGCGGCGTGATCCCCGGCCAGTTCATCGCGTCGGTCGAGAAGGGCGTGCGCTCGGTGCTGGCGGCCGGGCCGGTGGCCGGCTGCCCGGTCGAGGACATCAAGGTGACGGTCTACGACGGCAAGAGCCACTCGGTCGACTCGAAGGACGTCGCCTTCCAGGCGGCCGGCCGCAAGGCAATGCTCGAGGCGATGCGCGCGGCGAACCCGATCGTGCTCGAACCGGTCGTCGCGATCGAGATCACCGCGCCCGAGATGAAATTGGGCGACCTGACCGCCGACCTGACCGGCCGGCGCGGCCAGGTGACCGGCACTGAGACCTTGTCGCAGTCCATGGTGCTGATCCGCGGCCAGGTGCCGCTGGCCGAGCTCGAGGGCTACGCCGGCCGGCTCAAGTCGATCACCGCCGGCCAGGGCGCGTACGCGCTGGTGTTGAGCCACTACGACGCGGTGCCGCAGGACGTGCAGCAGCGGCTGTCGGCGGGGTACAAGGTCGAGCAGGAGGAGGATTGA
- a CDS encoding peptidase U32 family protein, producing MSLPAHQLELLSPAKTVEIGREAILHGADAVYIGGPSFGARHNACNEVSEIAKLVKFAHRYHARIFTTLNTILHDAELEPARKLIWQLYDAGVDALIIQDMGILEMDLPPIQLHASTQCDIRTAEKGRFLSDAGFSQIVLARELTIPQIRKVHDAVGTDATIEYFIHGALCVAFSGQCYISHADNGRSANRGDCSQACRLPYTLTDASGGVVAFDKHLLSMKDNNQTANMEALIDAGVRSFKIEGRYKDVSYVKNITAHYRLLLDEILETRPELARASSGTSEIYFSPNPDKTFNRGSTDYFATGRKEDIGAFDSPKFVGVPIGHVTRVGQDWLELETPETLANGDGLNTMRKREVVGVQANTVEKVGRGEDGDVWRVWPNDAREALSGLKVGATINRNRDHAWELGLLKKSAERRVGVWLSLADHADGLILTITDEDGCTATASANLVLEPARDAAKAQAGLADSLAKLGNTMFFAHDVSLNLQQAWFVPASAINALRRDAVEQLEAVRIKAWPRQPRKAPVEPPVAYPETTLSYLANVYNSLAWQFYKKHGVEVIDAAYEAHQEEGEVSLMITKHCLRFSYNLCPKQAKGVKGVMGQVRAEPMTLKTGNETYTLKFDCKPCEMHVMGTMKKHILASPPPSALPASAPITFFKQRPQ from the coding sequence ATGAGCCTGCCCGCTCACCAGCTTGAATTGTTGTCGCCCGCCAAGACCGTCGAGATCGGCCGCGAGGCGATTCTGCACGGGGCGGACGCGGTCTATATCGGCGGGCCGAGCTTCGGCGCGCGGCACAACGCGTGCAACGAGGTCAGCGAGATCGCCAAACTGGTGAAGTTCGCGCACCGCTACCACGCGCGCATCTTCACCACGCTGAACACCATCCTGCACGACGCCGAGCTCGAGCCGGCGCGCAAGCTGATCTGGCAACTGTACGACGCCGGCGTCGACGCGCTGATCATTCAGGATATGGGCATTCTCGAGATGGACCTGCCGCCTATCCAGCTGCACGCGTCGACGCAGTGCGACATCCGCACCGCCGAGAAAGGGCGATTCCTGTCCGATGCCGGTTTCTCGCAGATCGTGCTCGCGCGCGAGCTGACCATCCCGCAGATCAGGAAGGTCCACGACGCGGTCGGCACCGATGCCACGATCGAATACTTCATCCACGGCGCGCTGTGCGTCGCCTTCTCCGGCCAGTGCTACATCAGCCACGCCGACAACGGCCGCAGCGCCAACCGCGGCGACTGCTCGCAGGCCTGTCGCCTGCCGTACACGCTTACCGACGCCTCGGGCGGCGTGGTGGCGTTCGACAAGCATCTGCTGTCGATGAAGGACAACAACCAGACGGCGAACATGGAAGCGCTGATCGACGCCGGCGTGCGCTCGTTCAAGATCGAGGGGCGCTACAAGGACGTCAGCTACGTCAAGAACATCACCGCGCACTACCGGCTGCTGCTCGACGAGATCCTCGAAACGCGCCCGGAGCTGGCGCGCGCTTCCAGCGGCACGAGCGAGATCTACTTCAGCCCGAACCCGGACAAGACCTTCAACCGCGGCAGCACCGACTACTTCGCGACCGGCCGCAAGGAGGACATCGGCGCGTTCGATTCGCCGAAGTTCGTCGGCGTGCCGATCGGCCACGTCACGCGCGTCGGGCAAGACTGGCTCGAACTGGAAACGCCGGAGACGCTCGCCAACGGCGACGGCCTCAACACCATGCGCAAGCGCGAAGTGGTCGGCGTGCAGGCCAATACGGTGGAGAAGGTTGGCCGAGGCGAGGACGGCGACGTCTGGCGCGTGTGGCCTAACGACGCGCGCGAGGCGCTGTCCGGGCTCAAGGTCGGCGCGACGATCAACCGCAACCGTGACCACGCGTGGGAGCTCGGTTTGCTCAAGAAGTCGGCCGAGCGCCGCGTCGGCGTGTGGCTGAGCCTCGCCGATCACGCCGATGGCCTGATACTTACGATCACCGACGAAGACGGCTGTACCGCGACGGCCTCGGCCAACCTTGTTCTCGAGCCGGCGCGCGACGCGGCGAAAGCACAGGCGGGTCTCGCCGACAGCCTCGCCAAGCTCGGCAACACGATGTTCTTCGCGCACGACGTGAGCCTGAATCTGCAGCAAGCGTGGTTCGTGCCGGCGTCCGCGATCAACGCGCTGCGCCGCGACGCGGTCGAGCAACTCGAAGCCGTGCGTATCAAAGCGTGGCCGCGCCAGCCGCGCAAGGCCCCGGTAGAGCCGCCGGTCGCCTACCCGGAGACGACGCTCTCCTACCTCGCAAACGTCTATAACAGCCTGGCTTGGCAGTTCTACAAGAAGCACGGTGTAGAGGTGATCGACGCCGCCTACGAGGCGCACCAGGAGGAGGGCGAGGTCAGCCTGATGATCACCAAGCACTGCCTGCGCTTCTCGTACAACTTGTGTCCTAAGCAGGCCAAGGGCGTGAAGGGCGTGATGGGCCAGGTGCGCGCCGAGCCGATGACGCTGAAGACCGGCAACGAGACCTACACGCTGAAGTTCGACTGCAAGCCGTGCGAGATGCACGTGATGGGCACGATGAAGAAGCACATCCTCGCGTCGCCGCCGCCGTCGGCGCTGCCTGCGAGCGCGCCTATCACCTTCTTCAAGCAGCGGCCGCAGTAA
- a CDS encoding intradiol ring-cleavage dioxygenase yields MKRLPVGRTRPGSGLSRRQMLNLTGSALVLTLTGCRPERAGADKTAAAPALPSCVARPQQTEGPYFADERLERSDLRSDPADGSVREGVLLNLAFRVSTVGDTACIPLAGAMVDVWQCDALGVYSDVKDFGGQFDTRGKKFLRGYQLTDDDGVARFITVYPGWYPGRTVHIHFKIRSAQAARPAYEFTSQLYFDDAVTDRVHASAPYAGKGRRTVRNDGDGIFRGGGERLMLELVKDGQGYAGVFDIGLRIA; encoded by the coding sequence ATGAAGCGATTGCCGGTAGGACGGACACGGCCAGGAAGCGGCCTGAGCCGTCGCCAGATGCTCAACCTTACCGGGTCGGCGTTGGTCCTGACGCTGACGGGTTGCCGCCCCGAGCGGGCCGGCGCCGACAAAACGGCAGCCGCGCCGGCGCTGCCTTCCTGCGTGGCGAGGCCGCAGCAGACCGAGGGACCTTATTTCGCGGACGAGCGGCTCGAGCGTTCCGACCTCCGCTCCGACCCGGCGGACGGCTCGGTGCGCGAGGGGGTGCTCCTGAACCTGGCGTTCCGCGTCTCGACGGTGGGAGATACGGCCTGCATCCCGCTGGCCGGCGCGATGGTCGATGTCTGGCAATGCGACGCGCTGGGGGTGTATTCGGATGTGAAGGACTTCGGCGGGCAGTTCGATACGAGGGGGAAAAAATTCCTGCGCGGCTACCAGTTGACCGACGACGACGGCGTCGCCCGCTTCATCACCGTCTACCCGGGCTGGTATCCGGGCAGGACCGTGCACATCCACTTCAAGATTCGCAGCGCGCAGGCGGCCCGGCCGGCTTACGAGTTCACCTCGCAGCTTTATTTCGACGACGCCGTCACCGACCGGGTGCACGCGTCGGCGCCTTATGCCGGCAAGGGGCGCCGTACGGTCAGGAACGACGGGGACGGCATTTTCCGCGGCGGCGGCGAGCGGTTGATGCTCGAACTCGTCAAGGACGGCCAGGGCTACGCGGGCGTTTTCGACATCGGGCTGCGGATCGCCTGA
- a CDS encoding LysR family transcriptional regulator, with translation MTTTLIDPLLLKSFVAVVESGSFTRAGERVHLSQSTVSQQLRRLEEQLGCQLVDRGGRYVVATDDGERLLGYARRLLGLMDEAVEQLREGHAEGEVRIGVPEDFASDALTPALAAFARAHPAIRLEVTSGLSNTLWRQFCSGDYDLVLVKQRPGHAPGHAVWPEPLAWLDSLAEPTHERDPLPLVAFPPGGLYRDEMIHSLESVGRRWRIGYSSASLASIRSAVADGLGVSVLPSRLALPGHRRLGADEGFADLPALELALHLRADVPRRVIELAERLKTLCAEATGHAG, from the coding sequence ATGACGACGACGCTGATCGATCCCTTGCTGCTGAAGAGCTTCGTCGCGGTGGTGGAGAGCGGCAGCTTCACGCGCGCCGGCGAGCGCGTGCACCTGAGCCAGTCGACCGTAAGCCAGCAGCTCAGGCGGCTCGAGGAACAGCTCGGCTGCCAGCTGGTCGACCGCGGCGGCCGCTACGTGGTCGCCACCGACGACGGCGAGCGCCTGCTCGGCTACGCGCGCCGTCTCTTGGGCCTGATGGACGAGGCGGTCGAACAGTTGCGCGAGGGCCACGCCGAAGGCGAGGTGCGCATCGGCGTGCCGGAAGACTTCGCGTCCGATGCGCTGACGCCGGCGCTGGCCGCGTTCGCGCGCGCGCACCCGGCGATCCGGCTCGAGGTCACCAGCGGCCTCAGCAACACGCTGTGGCGGCAATTCTGCTCGGGCGACTACGACCTGGTACTGGTCAAGCAGCGCCCGGGGCACGCGCCGGGCCACGCCGTCTGGCCCGAGCCGCTGGCGTGGCTGGACAGCCTCGCCGAACCGACGCACGAGCGCGACCCGCTACCGCTGGTGGCGTTTCCGCCGGGCGGGCTGTACCGCGACGAAATGATCCACTCGCTCGAGAGCGTCGGCCGGCGCTGGCGCATCGGCTACAGCAGCGCGAGCCTCGCCAGCATCCGTTCGGCGGTCGCCGACGGGCTCGGCGTCAGCGTGCTGCCGTCGAGGCTCGCGCTGCCGGGACATAGGCGGCTGGGGGCCGACGAGGGCTTCGCCGACCTGCCGGCGCTGGAGCTTGCGCTGCACCTGCGCGCCGACGTGCCGCGCCGCGTGATCGAGCTGGCCGAAAGGCTTAAGACGCTGTGCGCCGAGGCGACCGGCCACGCGGGCTGA
- a CDS encoding GNAT family N-acetyltransferase yields the protein MPIRHPLLADLPAVFAVEQAVFGSHVYPDFFFRQAFDLWRGLFLVADGGDGELDGYIVGATSEEAGVLWIVSLAVRERCRGQGVGRALSAALIAAMRARGATAVQLTVDPGNAGAVALYKTLGFEAVGEEADYFGEGEPRLVMRLALGG from the coding sequence ATGCCCATCCGTCACCCGCTCCTCGCCGACCTGCCGGCGGTGTTCGCCGTCGAGCAGGCGGTGTTCGGCAGCCACGTCTACCCCGACTTCTTCTTCCGCCAGGCGTTCGACCTGTGGCGCGGGCTGTTCCTCGTCGCCGACGGCGGCGACGGCGAACTCGACGGCTACATCGTCGGCGCGACGAGCGAGGAGGCCGGCGTGCTGTGGATCGTGTCGCTGGCGGTGCGCGAACGCTGCCGCGGCCAGGGCGTCGGCCGCGCCTTGAGCGCGGCGCTGATCGCCGCGATGCGCGCGCGCGGCGCGACGGCGGTGCAACTGACCGTCGACCCGGGCAACGCCGGCGCGGTCGCGCTGTACAAGACGCTCGGTTTCGAGGCGGTCGGCGAGGAGGCCGACTATTTCGGCGAAGGCGAGCCGCGGCTCGTGATGCGGCTGGCGCTAGGCGGCTGA
- a CDS encoding YkgJ family cysteine cluster protein, protein MYADINNLDTWSRYKSGMCRDCVSACCTMPVEVKLSDLIRLGIADEFELGEPIKSVAKRLMKDGIVQHFNFKSGRFTLAQRINGDCLYLDAKSRLCTVYEQRPDTCRNHPQIGPKPGYCAFTPTPQRR, encoded by the coding sequence GTGTACGCCGATATCAATAATCTGGACACCTGGAGCCGCTACAAGTCCGGCATGTGCCGCGACTGCGTGAGCGCCTGCTGTACCATGCCGGTGGAAGTGAAACTGAGCGATCTGATCCGTCTCGGTATTGCCGACGAGTTCGAACTGGGTGAGCCGATCAAGTCGGTTGCCAAGCGCTTGATGAAGGACGGTATCGTCCAGCATTTCAACTTCAAGAGCGGGCGCTTCACCCTGGCGCAGCGCATCAATGGCGACTGCCTGTATCTGGATGCCAAGAGCCGCTTGTGCACGGTCTATGAGCAGCGTCCGGATACCTGTCGCAATCATCCGCAGATCGGCCCCAAGCCCGGTTACTGCGCCTTTACGCCGACCCCGCAGCGCCGCTGA